In Numidum massiliense, a single genomic region encodes these proteins:
- a CDS encoding cysteine desulfurase — protein sequence MDAREVRKQFPIFEQQINGHPLVYLDSAATAQKPRSVLEAVDHYYEFANANVHRGVHTLAARATDMYEGAREKVRRFINARSTKETIFTRGTTTSINIVATCYAREVLQVGDEIVLTEMEHHGNLIPWQQAAKATGATLKYIPLQEDGTIALSDVEATVGERTKIVAIAHVSNVLGTINPIKDIARIAHDRGAVIVVDGAQSTPHMAIDVQDLDCDFFAFSGHKMGAPTGIGVLYGKQQLLEQMEPYEFGGEMIDTVELYDSTWKELPWKFEGGTPIIAGAVGLGAAIDFIEEIGLAEIEAHENKLATYALDQLRQIDGLEVYGPEERVGLVTFNLTNVHPHDVATVLDSEGIAVRAGHHCAQPLMRWLKQTATARASFYLYNTEEDVDRLVRGLLTAKEFFGHVFG from the coding sequence ATGGATGCCCGCGAAGTGCGTAAACAGTTTCCGATTTTTGAGCAACAAATTAACGGCCACCCGCTCGTTTACCTCGACAGTGCGGCTACGGCGCAAAAGCCGCGATCCGTACTGGAAGCTGTCGACCACTATTACGAGTTTGCCAACGCTAACGTGCACCGCGGCGTCCATACTCTCGCCGCGCGGGCAACGGACATGTACGAAGGGGCACGGGAAAAAGTGCGCCGCTTTATTAATGCGCGCTCGACGAAAGAAACGATCTTTACGCGCGGGACGACGACGAGTATAAACATCGTGGCGACGTGCTATGCGCGAGAAGTCCTGCAAGTGGGAGACGAGATCGTCCTTACCGAGATGGAGCACCACGGTAACTTAATCCCATGGCAACAAGCGGCGAAGGCGACGGGAGCGACGTTAAAGTACATTCCGCTGCAAGAAGACGGGACGATCGCGTTAAGCGATGTAGAGGCGACGGTTGGCGAACGAACGAAAATCGTCGCGATCGCCCACGTCTCCAACGTCCTCGGCACAATTAACCCGATTAAAGACATCGCCCGCATCGCCCACGATCGCGGTGCCGTCATCGTCGTTGACGGAGCACAAAGTACGCCGCACATGGCCATCGACGTGCAGGATCTCGATTGCGACTTCTTCGCTTTTTCCGGACACAAAATGGGTGCGCCGACAGGCATTGGCGTGTTGTACGGTAAGCAGCAGTTGTTGGAACAGATGGAGCCGTACGAGTTCGGGGGAGAAATGATCGACACTGTCGAGTTGTACGACTCGACGTGGAAAGAACTGCCGTGGAAATTTGAAGGCGGCACGCCGATTATCGCTGGAGCCGTTGGACTGGGGGCGGCGATCGATTTCATCGAAGAGATCGGCCTTGCAGAAATCGAAGCACACGAGAATAAACTCGCGACGTATGCGCTGGATCAGTTGCGGCAGATTGACGGCCTCGAAGTGTACGGTCCCGAGGAGCGCGTCGGCCTAGTCACGTTTAACTTAACGAACGTCCATCCGCACGATGTGGCCACGGTACTCGATTCAGAAGGTATTGCCGTCCGTGCCGGACACCACTGTGCACAACCGTTAATGCGCTGGCTGAAGCAAACGGCGACGGCACGGGCGAGTTTCTATTTATACAACACCGAAGAAGACGTCGACCGCCTCGTGCGCGGACTTTTAACGGCAAAGGAGTTTTTCGGTCATGTCTTTGGATGA
- the sufU gene encoding Fe-S cluster assembly sulfur transfer protein SufU, giving the protein MSLDDLYRRVIMDHYQKPRNHGSLGEDALSVELNNPTCGDRITLQMRVENDIIEDAKFIGDGCSISLASASMMTEAVKGMRVEEALHLSELFSQMMQGEDIDVDEFPLEDIEALQGVCKFPARIKCATLAWKALERARQTNR; this is encoded by the coding sequence ATGTCTTTGGATGATTTATACCGCCGTGTCATCATGGATCATTATCAAAAACCGCGCAACCACGGGTCGCTCGGCGAAGATGCCCTCTCCGTCGAATTGAACAACCCGACGTGTGGCGACCGCATTACGCTGCAAATGCGCGTAGAAAATGATATAATTGAAGATGCAAAATTTATCGGCGACGGCTGCTCAATCAGTCTCGCCTCTGCCTCGATGATGACCGAAGCGGTCAAAGGGATGCGCGTCGAAGAGGCGCTGCACCTGTCAGAGCTTTTTTCGCAAATGATGCAAGGGGAGGACATCGACGTCGACGAGTTTCCACTCGAAGACATCGAAGCACTACAAGGGGTGTGCAAATTCCCCGCCCGCATTAAGTGTGCGACTCTCGCCTGGAAGGCGTTAGAACGCGCGCGCCAAACTAATCGTTAA
- the sufB gene encoding Fe-S cluster assembly protein SufB — MAEQLPDFSEYKYGFHDKDVSIFRTKRGLTREIVEEISRMKDEPQWMLDFRLKALDVFYKKSMPKWGGDLSELNFDDITYYVKPSEKQGKTWEEVPEEIKNTFDKLGIPEAEQKFLAGVSAQYESEVVYQSMKKDLEDQGVIFCDTDTAVREYPELVKEYFGTVIPMTDNKFAALNSAVWSGGSFIYVPKGVKCEVPLQAYFRINTENMGQFERTLIIADEDSFVHYVEGCTAPIYTTASLHSAVVEIIVKDRARCRYTTIQNWSPNVYNLVTKRAVAHADAHMEWVDGNIGSKVTMKYPAVIMKGEGARGDVLSIAVAGKGQNQDSGAKLTFHAPNCSGSIVSKSISKHGGNVTYRGLTSFGRNSGGSKVNVECDTIILDDQSTSDTIPYNEVKNDNVTLQHEATVSKVSEDQLFYLMSRGLTEEEATQMIIMGFIEPFTKELPMEYAVEMNRLIKFEMEGSIG, encoded by the coding sequence ATGGCTGAACAGTTGCCGGATTTCTCCGAGTACAAATATGGCTTTCACGATAAAGACGTTTCCATCTTCCGCACGAAGCGCGGTTTAACGCGTGAAATTGTGGAAGAAATTTCGCGCATGAAGGACGAACCGCAGTGGATGTTGGACTTTCGTCTTAAGGCGTTAGACGTTTTCTATAAAAAGTCAATGCCAAAGTGGGGCGGTGACTTAAGTGAACTCAACTTCGATGACATCACGTATTACGTGAAACCGTCGGAGAAGCAAGGAAAGACCTGGGAAGAAGTACCTGAAGAAATCAAAAACACATTTGACAAGTTAGGGATTCCGGAAGCAGAACAGAAGTTTCTCGCCGGTGTCTCCGCTCAGTACGAGTCTGAAGTCGTGTACCAGAGCATGAAGAAAGACTTGGAAGACCAAGGCGTCATTTTTTGCGACACGGATACGGCTGTCCGGGAATACCCTGAGTTAGTAAAAGAGTACTTCGGGACCGTCATTCCGATGACAGACAACAAGTTTGCCGCGTTGAACAGCGCCGTCTGGAGCGGTGGCAGCTTCATTTACGTCCCGAAAGGTGTTAAGTGCGAAGTGCCGCTACAGGCGTACTTCCGCATTAACACGGAAAACATGGGGCAGTTCGAACGGACGCTCATTATCGCCGACGAAGACAGCTTCGTCCACTACGTCGAAGGGTGCACCGCGCCGATTTACACGACCGCTTCCTTGCACAGTGCCGTCGTAGAAATTATCGTCAAAGACCGCGCCCGCTGCCGCTACACGACGATCCAAAACTGGTCGCCGAACGTGTACAACTTAGTGACGAAGCGCGCCGTGGCGCACGCCGACGCGCACATGGAATGGGTCGACGGCAACATCGGTTCGAAAGTGACGATGAAATACCCCGCTGTCATTATGAAGGGTGAAGGGGCTCGGGGTGACGTGCTGTCGATCGCTGTGGCCGGTAAGGGGCAAAACCAAGACTCTGGCGCGAAACTGACTTTCCACGCTCCGAACTGCTCCGGCTCGATCGTCTCTAAGTCGATCAGCAAGCACGGCGGGAACGTGACGTACCGCGGTCTGACGAGCTTCGGTCGCAACTCCGGCGGTTCGAAAGTGAACGTCGAGTGCGATACGATCATTCTCGACGATCAGTCGACGTCAGATACGATTCCGTACAACGAAGTGAAAAACGACAACGTCACCTTGCAACACGAGGCAACTGTCAGTAAGGTGAGTGAAGACCAACTGTTCTACTTGATGAGCCGCGGGTTGACGGAAGAAGAAGCGACACAAATGATCATCATGGGCTTCATCGAACCGTTCACGAAAGAACTCCCGATGGAGTACGCGGTGGAGATGAATAGATTGATAAAATTCGAGATGGAAGGCAGTATTGGTTAA
- the galU gene encoding UTP--glucose-1-phosphate uridylyltransferase GalU, with protein MKVKKAIIPAAGLGTRLLPATKAQPKEMLPIVDKPAIQYIVEEAVAAGIEDLIIVTGRGKRAIEDHFDTSYELEETLAKRKKVELLAEVQAISQLGNVHYIRQGEAQGLGHAIGCAKRFIGDEPFAVLLGDDIVQSDVPCIKQLLEVYEAHGGPVVGVQPVPERDVVKYGIVDLVERVSERVAAVKAMVEKPAIATAPSRFAIMGRYVLTPDIFELLTRQQPGTGGEIQLTDALNALAKQRAVFAYNFSGRRYDTGDKLNFIKATIEMALGRKDLSGELQRYLESLVRRLRDDRRHTDHTDQTDHKDRTGVHS; from the coding sequence ATGAAAGTCAAAAAAGCAATTATCCCGGCGGCTGGCCTCGGGACGCGTCTGTTACCAGCGACGAAAGCACAACCGAAAGAAATGCTGCCAATCGTCGATAAACCTGCAATTCAGTACATCGTCGAAGAGGCAGTCGCCGCCGGTATCGAAGATTTGATCATCGTAACCGGACGCGGCAAACGCGCGATCGAAGACCACTTTGACACATCTTATGAACTCGAGGAAACTTTGGCGAAAAGGAAGAAGGTCGAGCTCCTCGCGGAGGTGCAAGCCATCTCGCAACTCGGAAATGTCCACTATATTCGTCAAGGCGAAGCGCAAGGTCTCGGTCACGCCATCGGCTGTGCTAAGCGATTCATCGGGGATGAGCCGTTTGCGGTCTTACTCGGCGACGACATCGTGCAATCCGACGTCCCGTGCATTAAACAGTTACTCGAGGTGTACGAGGCGCACGGTGGCCCTGTCGTCGGCGTACAGCCCGTCCCGGAACGCGATGTCGTCAAGTACGGCATCGTCGACCTAGTAGAACGTGTCAGCGAACGGGTCGCGGCAGTCAAGGCGATGGTAGAAAAACCAGCCATTGCTACGGCGCCTTCTCGTTTCGCCATCATGGGGAGATATGTGTTAACGCCGGATATCTTCGAACTGCTAACGAGGCAGCAGCCGGGAACGGGAGGAGAAATTCAACTGACCGATGCGCTCAACGCGCTCGCGAAACAACGGGCTGTCTTTGCCTACAACTTCAGTGGGCGCCGTTACGATACAGGGGACAAATTGAACTTTATCAAGGCGACGATTGAAATGGCGCTCGGGCGGAAAGACTTGAGTGGCGAACTACAGCGGTATTTAGAGTCCCTCGTTAGGCGCTTAAGAGACGATCGACGCCATACAGATCATACTGATCAAACTGATCATAAGGATCGTACGGGCGTGCATTCATAG
- a CDS encoding glycosyltransferase: MRRVTPIFVFNSLNTQRGGLTKAVLTRANTLSDHFDSVHFFTLKFQRNHREIIDKLYQSNALDARVQTYNMFLDLDPFKEESAVDGAAAYGATPNERGRYAPVDVTPHGDRTASPMGVTPDTGERAVSRTTTCEGKQTTAAEITLAQLGANGIVKIEDKKAPSLSYRCYRNGLYVHYERFDENGQLAFIDYFNENRHRLRREEFNEQGDLVRIRHMDLVTNKPSLDRYFSRNGSCYLTTWLDSKTGKVGRCILLQPTTREFGSFNDLCSFWITQKVASIPHAVLMSDARDTDAIVLNVENTTVKRVAVLHNNHFDEPFTMGAPVRGRWKTLLRNFDRFERIVFLTREQLTDFQQQFGAHDNFCVIPHSVPTIAVRLHEHPHEPDDYHPHLVVTLARYVKQKRLDEAIQAFRHVVQRVPEARYEIYGFGEEEKALKQLIKKLKLEKHVRLMGFTRDAAAVYRRAACSVLTSDFEGFGLSLTESLAVGTPVVAYQSKYGPLDIVRDGVDGYLVPKGEQKLLANKIVRILRKPALREKLSRNAVAANERFSVEKYRQQWLSLIAEVAPAPETETGAKAGTEAESRVTPRMRAQ, from the coding sequence ATGAGGAGAGTCACTCCAATATTTGTATTTAACTCCCTTAATACGCAAAGAGGCGGACTGACGAAGGCCGTATTGACGCGGGCAAATACGTTGAGCGACCACTTCGACTCAGTCCACTTTTTTACTCTAAAGTTTCAGCGCAACCATCGCGAGATTATTGACAAGTTGTATCAGTCGAACGCCCTCGATGCACGCGTACAAACCTACAACATGTTTCTCGATTTAGACCCGTTTAAAGAGGAGTCGGCTGTGGACGGAGCTGCTGCATATGGAGCTACCCCTAACGAACGTGGACGGTACGCGCCTGTAGATGTCACTCCGCACGGAGATCGAACGGCTTCTCCTATGGGTGTTACACCTGACACGGGAGAGCGTGCTGTTTCTCGAACCACTACTTGCGAAGGCAAACAGACGACGGCTGCGGAGATTACTCTCGCGCAACTTGGTGCGAATGGCATCGTTAAGATCGAAGACAAGAAAGCACCATCTCTTTCATACCGCTGCTACCGTAATGGCCTATACGTCCATTACGAGCGCTTCGACGAAAACGGGCAGCTCGCGTTTATCGATTATTTTAATGAAAATCGGCACCGCCTCCGCCGCGAAGAATTTAATGAGCAAGGGGACCTCGTCCGCATTCGGCACATGGACCTCGTCACGAACAAGCCGAGTTTGGACCGCTATTTTAGTCGCAACGGTAGTTGTTATTTGACGACGTGGCTCGACAGCAAGACAGGAAAAGTCGGGCGCTGCATCCTACTCCAGCCGACGACGCGCGAATTCGGTAGCTTCAACGACTTGTGCAGTTTTTGGATCACGCAAAAAGTCGCTTCCATCCCACACGCGGTATTAATGTCCGACGCGCGCGATACGGATGCGATCGTCTTGAATGTCGAAAACACAACCGTCAAGCGGGTTGCCGTGCTACATAACAATCACTTCGACGAGCCTTTTACGATGGGTGCTCCCGTACGGGGCAGATGGAAGACGTTACTGCGCAACTTTGACCGCTTTGAACGCATCGTCTTTCTTACGCGCGAACAGCTCACAGACTTTCAGCAGCAATTCGGCGCCCACGACAACTTTTGCGTCATTCCGCACAGCGTGCCTACCATCGCTGTGCGACTTCACGAACATCCGCACGAGCCCGACGACTACCATCCACACCTCGTCGTCACACTCGCGCGCTACGTGAAACAAAAGCGGCTCGACGAGGCAATTCAAGCGTTCCGTCACGTCGTGCAGCGCGTGCCCGAGGCGCGTTACGAAATATACGGGTTTGGCGAGGAAGAAAAGGCACTCAAGCAGTTAATCAAAAAGCTTAAGTTGGAGAAGCACGTACGCTTAATGGGCTTCACGCGAGATGCTGCGGCCGTGTACCGCCGCGCCGCTTGTTCAGTGTTGACCTCTGACTTCGAAGGGTTCGGACTCAGCTTGACGGAAAGTTTAGCTGTAGGGACACCAGTCGTCGCGTACCAGAGTAAATACGGACCGCTAGACATCGTTCGCGACGGCGTCGACGGTTACCTCGTCCCAAAAGGAGAACAAAAACTGCTGGCGAATAAAATTGTCCGCATTTTGCGCAAACCGGCACTACGCGAAAAGCTGTCGCGCAACGCGGTAGCCGCGAACGAACGGTTCAGCGTAGAAAAATACCGTCAGCAGTGGCTCTCACTGATTGCTGAAGTTGCACCTGCCCCGGAAACAGAAACAGGAGCAAAAGCGGGAACGGAGGCAGAGAGCCGCGTAACGCCCCGCATGCGGGCTCAGTGA
- the shc gene encoding squalene--hopene cyclase, producing the protein MREQIRAEIRRIAYRLQALQKQDGTWRMCFESGPMTDSFTIVLLRALNINDEPFIQKLAKRIASIQDDSGVWKLYVDEPGGNLSATVEAYYALLSSGYYKATDRRMIAAQQFIHEAGGLHKVGPMTKALLAATGQIPWPRHFKIPVEVVLLPLSFPLNFYDFSGYARVHLTPIFVAADRKFVLHSDNLPSLPRLLSFAGQEGEEQSYHALANEDNTLALSVGQLIQSVPLLPRQIHETALNKSVNYMLARIESDGTLYSYASATFLMIFALLAVGYPKNHPTVRRAVKGLKTLVCRTDNHIHLQNSTSTVWDTALLSASLQTAGLSASSQVVKKAGAYLLSRQQNTYADWSVHSPDTAPGGWGFSDINTINPDNDDTTAALRAIYRLSKKSDTYRHAFRRGCQWLLSMQNRDGGWAAFEKDANHELLRLIPIEGADAAATDPSTVDLTGRTLELFGNYAHLTVRHRAIRRGTEWLVRHQERDGSWYGRWGVCYIYGTWAALTGLRAVGVSPDHPAIARAAHWLTRIQNEDGGWGESCSSDVEKEYVPLKASTPSQTAWAVDALIAVHDEPTPTITRGIRYLLNTANRRDWTTTYPTGAGLPGNFYINYHSYRYIWPLVALGNYYKRYH; encoded by the coding sequence ATGAGGGAGCAGATAAGGGCAGAAATTCGCCGGATCGCCTACCGTCTACAAGCTTTGCAAAAACAAGACGGCACGTGGCGGATGTGCTTTGAAAGCGGACCGATGACCGACTCGTTTACAATCGTTTTATTGCGTGCGTTAAACATAAACGACGAACCGTTCATCCAAAAGTTGGCGAAACGCATTGCGAGCATTCAAGACGACAGCGGTGTGTGGAAACTGTACGTCGATGAGCCCGGCGGCAACCTTTCCGCAACGGTCGAAGCGTACTACGCCTTGCTCAGTTCCGGTTACTACAAGGCGACGGACCGCCGCATGATTGCCGCGCAGCAATTCATCCACGAAGCGGGCGGCTTACATAAGGTCGGCCCGATGACAAAGGCGTTACTCGCTGCTACGGGGCAAATTCCGTGGCCACGTCACTTCAAAATTCCGGTAGAAGTCGTCTTACTCCCGCTTTCGTTCCCGCTCAATTTTTACGATTTTTCTGGCTATGCGCGCGTGCACTTGACGCCGATTTTCGTCGCCGCTGACCGTAAGTTCGTCCTGCACAGCGACAACTTGCCGAGCCTACCCCGCTTGTTAAGTTTCGCGGGCCAAGAAGGCGAGGAACAATCGTATCACGCCTTGGCGAACGAAGACAATACGCTCGCCTTATCCGTCGGACAGTTGATCCAGTCGGTACCGCTCTTGCCGCGGCAAATACACGAAACGGCGCTAAACAAGTCCGTCAACTACATGTTGGCGCGCATCGAAAGCGACGGCACGCTATACAGTTATGCCAGTGCCACCTTTCTCATGATTTTCGCCTTGCTCGCCGTCGGTTACCCGAAAAACCATCCGACCGTCCGCCGTGCGGTCAAAGGGCTTAAGACTCTCGTGTGCCGCACAGACAACCACATCCACTTACAAAATTCGACTTCGACTGTTTGGGACACGGCCCTGCTGAGCGCTAGTTTACAAACGGCCGGCCTCTCCGCCTCGTCCCAAGTTGTAAAAAAAGCTGGCGCGTACTTGCTTTCTCGGCAGCAAAACACGTACGCCGATTGGTCGGTGCACAGCCCGGACACCGCCCCGGGTGGCTGGGGTTTTTCCGACATCAACACGATTAACCCCGACAACGACGACACGACCGCCGCCCTACGCGCCATTTACCGCCTGTCCAAAAAAAGTGACACGTACCGACACGCGTTTCGGCGTGGCTGTCAGTGGCTCCTCTCAATGCAAAACCGCGACGGCGGTTGGGCTGCTTTCGAAAAAGACGCTAACCACGAGCTACTCCGCTTAATTCCGATCGAAGGGGCTGACGCCGCCGCTACTGACCCGTCGACAGTCGATCTAACCGGACGCACATTAGAACTTTTCGGCAACTATGCCCATTTAACGGTGCGCCACCGCGCGATCCGCCGCGGCACGGAATGGCTGGTCCGACACCAAGAGCGGGACGGTTCGTGGTATGGGCGCTGGGGCGTCTGCTACATTTACGGCACGTGGGCCGCCCTCACCGGTCTACGCGCAGTCGGCGTCTCCCCCGATCACCCTGCGATCGCACGCGCTGCCCACTGGTTGACGCGCATCCAAAACGAGGACGGCGGTTGGGGCGAGTCGTGCAGCAGCGACGTCGAAAAAGAGTACGTGCCACTTAAAGCGAGCACGCCGTCGCAAACGGCGTGGGCTGTCGACGCGCTCATCGCCGTGCACGATGAACCGACTCCGACGATTACACGCGGGATTCGCTATCTCCTAAACACAGCGAATAGACGTGACTGGACGACGACTTATCCGACAGGGGCAGGTTTACCCGGAAATTTTTACATTAACTATCACAGCTACCGCTACATCTGGCCCTTAGTCGCTCTAGGTAACTACTACAAAAGGTACCATTAA
- a CDS encoding DUF72 domain-containing protein has translation MTHIFIGVTGWGDHEQLYPAGTRPSEKLSLYAGHFPLVEVDASFYALQPQRNFASWAKQTPDNFQFVVKAHQRMTGHQRGDDLKGKRAKDVFTEFRDSLSPLREAGKLATVLFQFPPWVDCQKKYVAYIRQCRDFFNDLPLAVEFRHQSWFSPRYKEATLNFLRQEQLVHVVCDEPQVGSGCVPIVPVVTHAEKVLVRFHGRNRAGWVNRGQDNWRAVRYNYRYNERELREWADRLRALAEQAAHVYVLFNNNSKGDAVPNAREMIDLLGIRYRGLAPRQLEWF, from the coding sequence GTGACACATATTTTTATTGGTGTAACGGGTTGGGGTGACCACGAACAACTATATCCGGCGGGCACGCGACCGAGTGAAAAACTGTCGCTTTATGCGGGTCACTTCCCGCTCGTCGAAGTGGATGCAAGTTTTTATGCGCTACAACCGCAGCGCAATTTCGCGTCATGGGCGAAGCAAACGCCGGACAACTTCCAATTTGTCGTGAAGGCACACCAACGTATGACTGGCCACCAGCGCGGCGACGACCTTAAGGGGAAAAGGGCTAAAGACGTCTTCACGGAATTTCGCGATTCCTTAAGCCCGCTTCGCGAAGCCGGAAAATTAGCGACCGTGTTGTTCCAGTTTCCGCCTTGGGTTGATTGCCAAAAAAAGTACGTGGCATACATTCGTCAATGTCGCGATTTTTTCAACGATTTGCCACTCGCTGTCGAATTTAGGCACCAGAGTTGGTTTTCGCCGCGCTATAAAGAAGCTACCTTAAACTTTTTGCGACAAGAACAGCTCGTGCACGTCGTTTGCGACGAGCCGCAAGTCGGCTCCGGGTGTGTGCCGATCGTCCCTGTTGTCACGCATGCCGAGAAAGTACTCGTCCGCTTTCACGGACGTAACCGCGCAGGGTGGGTGAATCGCGGTCAGGACAATTGGCGTGCCGTGCGTTACAATTATCGCTACAATGAGCGGGAACTACGTGAATGGGCCGATCGGTTGCGTGCGCTGGCTGAACAAGCAGCACACGTTTATGTTTTGTTTAACAACAATTCAAAAGGGGATGCTGTACCGAATGCGCGGGAGATGATCGATTTGTTAGGAATCCGCTATCGCGGGCTTGCCCCCCGCCAATTGGAATGGTTTTGA
- a CDS encoding sulfite exporter TauE/SafE family protein: MAWDWALLLATGILAGTLGSLAGLGGGIVVVPVLLLLAGTLPDFASITPAVAAGSALVVVVINGLSATFAYARQRRVDFKSGLLFFAGSGPGSYVGAFFSTHLSVALFNVLFGVLIVVVALLLKRGNTRREGQVAWKVKRHYEDEEGKTYVYGYSPLLAVVLTFMIGLVGGLFGIGGGLFFVPLMVLLFRFPPHLATATSMFVIFLSSLTGSVTHTVLGNVYWWAVLWLAPGAWLGAKFGAAISRRMSVSLLVTVLQVIFILLGVYMIWGGLTA; encoded by the coding sequence ATGGCGTGGGATTGGGCCTTATTGTTAGCTACGGGAATTCTCGCAGGGACACTCGGTAGTTTAGCTGGGCTAGGCGGCGGGATTGTCGTCGTCCCAGTTTTGCTGTTGTTAGCGGGTACGCTGCCTGACTTTGCGAGTATTACGCCGGCGGTCGCCGCAGGGAGTGCGCTCGTCGTCGTCGTCATTAACGGGTTGTCGGCGACGTTCGCTTATGCGCGGCAACGGCGAGTCGATTTTAAAAGCGGTTTGCTCTTCTTTGCAGGCAGCGGTCCCGGATCGTACGTCGGCGCCTTTTTTAGCACTCATTTAAGTGTTGCTTTGTTTAATGTCCTGTTCGGTGTGCTCATTGTTGTCGTCGCACTGTTGTTAAAGCGTGGGAACACGCGCCGCGAAGGGCAAGTTGCGTGGAAGGTTAAGCGGCATTACGAAGATGAAGAAGGCAAGACGTACGTGTATGGCTACTCGCCGTTACTTGCCGTCGTGTTGACGTTTATGATCGGTCTCGTCGGCGGGTTGTTTGGCATCGGCGGCGGCCTGTTCTTCGTACCGCTAATGGTACTTTTATTTCGGTTTCCGCCCCACTTGGCGACGGCGACGTCTATGTTCGTCATTTTTCTGTCGTCACTTACAGGCAGTGTCACTCACACCGTGCTCGGCAATGTGTACTGGTGGGCTGTCCTTTGGTTGGCTCCCGGGGCGTGGCTCGGAGCCAAGTTCGGTGCGGCGATTTCGCGGCGCATGAGCGTGTCATTGTTAGTGACGGTGTTGCAAGTCATTTTTATCCTACTCGGCGTGTACATGATTTGGGGCGGTTTAACGGCGTAA
- a CDS encoding QueT transporter family protein gives MARKVAFVGVIAAIYVTLTLAFAPLSYSFIQFRISEVMTVLPFLTPLAVPGLFIGALIANLFSPLGALDVIFGSLSSLIAAYLTYKMPSKWLAPLPPVIVNAVIIGAVAVYTLSMPADVGYLAAMAYVGLGQLGVCYGLGLPVLFVLLRLKERGAFQLR, from the coding sequence ATGGCGCGAAAAGTAGCGTTCGTCGGCGTCATCGCCGCGATCTACGTCACACTAACCCTTGCTTTTGCCCCTCTTTCTTACAGTTTTATTCAATTCCGTATTTCCGAGGTCATGACGGTGCTCCCGTTCCTTACACCACTCGCCGTTCCCGGCTTGTTTATCGGGGCGCTGATCGCCAACTTGTTTAGCCCGCTTGGGGCGCTCGACGTCATCTTCGGCAGTCTCTCGTCGCTAATCGCAGCTTATTTGACGTATAAAATGCCGTCCAAATGGTTGGCGCCACTGCCACCAGTCATCGTCAACGCCGTCATTATTGGCGCCGTTGCCGTCTACACGCTCAGTATGCCCGCCGATGTCGGTTACCTTGCGGCAATGGCATACGTCGGGCTCGGCCAACTAGGTGTCTGTTACGGGTTAGGGCTTCCGGTGTTATTCGTGTTACTGCGTTTGAAGGAACGCGGCGCGTTTCAGTTACGTTAA
- a CDS encoding DUF6154 family protein encodes MMYRKDENMRFVDDLFAFYKEQFSGDENEAIMLIWSVLNEQRREDLVKLLEEMSDEEVKQMFSLYLIELLKVRMIKEGILEGMDAPESLRYH; translated from the coding sequence ATGATGTACAGAAAGGATGAAAACATGCGATTTGTCGACGACTTATTCGCCTTTTACAAGGAACAGTTCTCCGGGGACGAAAATGAAGCGATTATGTTGATTTGGAGTGTGTTAAACGAACAGCGGCGCGAAGACCTCGTAAAGTTGCTCGAGGAAATGAGCGACGAAGAAGTGAAGCAAATGTTCAGCCTTTACTTGATCGAACTGTTAAAGGTGCGAATGATTAAGGAGGGGATCTTGGAAGGAATGGACGCGCCGGAGTCGCTCAGGTACCATTGA
- a CDS encoding YunC family protein has translation MIELKPLKVDDTTVTGIEVALPKTKLLIVATDVGYIMCGALDIALLNERLQEREIVAARAIGVRTLEDLLAAPLESVTYTAESFGILPGMTGREALRNMLAAN, from the coding sequence GTGATTGAATTAAAGCCACTAAAAGTGGATGACACGACCGTAACTGGCATCGAGGTGGCATTGCCGAAGACGAAGTTGCTCATCGTGGCGACCGACGTCGGTTACATTATGTGTGGGGCGTTGGACATCGCGCTGTTGAACGAACGGCTACAGGAACGGGAAATTGTCGCCGCACGCGCAATTGGCGTGAGAACATTGGAAGACTTGTTAGCTGCGCCGCTCGAGTCTGTGACATATACCGCCGAAAGCTTCGGCATCCTGCCAGGTATGACTGGGCGCGAAGCGCTGCGCAACATGTTGGCCGCAAATTGA